The following proteins are co-located in the Solanum pennellii chromosome 8, SPENNV200 genome:
- the LOC107028220 gene encoding protein NRT1/ PTR FAMILY 6.2-like yields the protein MDDLVGNAAVDYKGLLAIRSKTGGWLSNALIVGIEVSERLSTMGIAVNLVTYLIGRMHIPSATSAKIVSDFMGTSFLLCLLGGLIADSFLGRYRTIVIFAIIQTLGTGMLAISTKLPQLQPTPCNIHYSLKSSNCEQATTSQMSVLYISLYLMALGTGGLKSSVSGFCTDQFDETNEEEKAQLTLFFNWFFFFITLGTLLAVTVLVYIQDEVGRSWGYGICSFSMLVAILMFLSGTKRYRYKKTMKSPIAQILHVLIAAIRKRRLQLPTNDSFLYEDNSNSSRISHTDQFRILDKAAIMTKEDYECINSLAENPWRISSVTKVEEVKMMIRLLPIWTTTILFWTAYAQLVTFSVEQASTMDRSVGNFRIPAASLTAFFVSAILISLATYDRLILPFLKIWTAKKSGLTSLQKIGIGLFLSCLGMGVASIIEVKRLSIAKENEETPNTLPISVFLLIPQFFLVGAGVGFMYTGQLDLFITQSPKGMKTMSTGLFLTTMALGFFFSSLLISIVKKVTTTNINNGWVGESINKGRLDCFYGLLAILIFIDFGFYVLCASWYTSNIIC from the exons ATGGATGATTTAGTAGGCAATGCAGCAGTAGACTACAAAGGTTTGCTAGCTATAAGGTCTAAAACTGGGGGTTGGCTCTCCAATGCTCTCATTGTAG GAATTGAAGTGAGTGAAAGGCTATCAACAATGGGCATAGCAGTAAACCTAGTGACTTACTTAATTGGAAGGATGCATATCCCAAGTGCTACTTCAGCCAAGATTGTCTCTGATTTTATGGGCACCTCATTTCTCTTATGTTTGCTTGGTGGCCTTATAGCTGACTCTTTTTTGGGGAGATACAGGACCATTGTAATTTTTGCTATAATACAAACCCTT GGGACTGGCATGTTAGCTATATCAACAAAGCTTCCACAACTTCAACCAACTCCATGTAATATCCATTATTCACTCAAAAGTAGCAATTGTGAACAAGCAACTACATCTCAAATGTCAGTTCTATACATATCTTTATATCTGATGGCATTAGGAACAGGTGGCTTAAAATCAAGTGTTTCAGGATTTTGCACTGACCAATTTGATGAAactaatgaagaagaaaaggcTCAATTGACACTATTTTTCAATTGGTTCTTTTTCTTCATAACTCTTGGGACTTTGTTGGCTGTTACTGTCCTTGTTTATATACAAGATGAAGTTGGTAGAAGTTGGGGTTATGGAATTTGTTCTTTCTCTATGTTGGTTGCTATTCTCATGTTTTTGTCAGGGACTAAAAGGTATAGATACAAGAAAACTATGAAAAGTCCTATTGCTCAAATTCTTCACGTTCTAATTGCTGCAATTAGGAAAAGAAGACTTCAACTTCCTACGAATGATTCTTTTCTATATGAAGATAATTCAAACTCTTCAAGAATTTCTCACACTGATCAATTCCG AATATTGGACAAGGCTGCAATTATGACAAAGGAAGATTATGAATGTATTAATTCTTTGGCTGAAAATCCTTGGAGAATTTCGTCAGTGACAAAAGTGGAGGAAGTAAAAATGATGATTAGATTATTACCAATTTGGACAAcaactattttattttggaCAGCATATGCACAACTTGTTACCTTTTCAGTAGAACAAGCATCTACAATGGATAGATCAGTTGGCAACTTCAGAATACCAGCTGCATCTCTCACTGCCTTCTTTGTATCAGCTATATTAATCTCTCTTGCAACATATGATCGTTTAATTCTACctttcttgaaaatatggaCAGCAAAGAAATCAG GTTTGACAAGTTTACAAAAGATAGGAATAGGTCTATTTCTATCTTGTTTGGGTATGGGTGTTGCATCAATAATAGAAGTTAAACGACTATCAAttgcaaaagaaaatgaagagacaCCTAACACCTTACCAATAAGTGTCTTTTTGTTGATCCCACAGTTCTTTTTGGTAGGTGCAGGAGTTGGCTTCATGTATACAGGACAATTGGATTTATTCATTACACAATCACCTAAAGGAATGAAAACAATGAGCACTGGTCTCTTCCTTACTACTATGGCACTTGGTTTCTTCTTTAGTAGCCTCTTGATATCTATTGTTAAGAAGGTGACCACCACAAATATTAATAATGGATGGGTAGGTGAGAGTATTAACAAGGGTAGACTTGATTGCTTCTATGGCCTTCTAGCCATACTTATCTTTATAGACTTTGGGTTTTATGTTCTTTGTGCTTCATGGTACACATCAAATATCATATGCTAG